One window of Phycisphaeraceae bacterium genomic DNA carries:
- a CDS encoding acyl carrier protein, whose translation MRMTRDDIYAKVKEILADAMGVDEGDVTPEATLRGDLGAESIDFLDIVFRLEQAFGIKIQQGELFPDSLAQNADFVQDGKVTARGIAAIKEKLPHVDLSAFERDPQVSKIGDIFTVEALVRFVQNKLASVPG comes from the coding sequence ATTCGCATGACTCGTGATGATATTTATGCCAAGGTCAAGGAGATCCTCGCCGACGCCATGGGCGTTGACGAGGGAGACGTCACGCCCGAAGCCACGCTGCGTGGGGATCTTGGCGCGGAGTCGATCGACTTTCTCGACATCGTGTTCCGTCTGGAGCAGGCGTTCGGCATCAAGATCCAGCAGGGGGAACTCTTCCCGGACAGTCTGGCACAGAACGCCGACTTTGTTCAGGATGGCAAGGTCACTGCTCGCGGCATCGCCGCCATCAAAGAAAAGCTGCCCCACGTCGACCTGTCGGCGTTCGAGAGGGACCCGCAGGTCTCAAAGATCGGCGATATCTTCACGGTTGAAGCGCTCGTCCGCTTCGTTCAGAACAAGCTCGCTTCCGTTCCCGGATGA
- a CDS encoding HDOD domain-containing protein, translating to MTMRKDVLEEILSCPSLPSLPAVAVRVIELTSDPNVKLADIGRVVEADQGLTTKILRTVNSSFYGLRQKCGSIQKALVMLGLNPVKSLALSFSLVKAVEDGHEGCTFDFTSYWRRGLYTAVAARVLGGIVRLDDPDEAFLGGLLQDVGMVAMHRALGARYDEVLRSASHHRDLVPLELSAFELQHPDVGAMLAERWKLPAQIVLPVRYHERPTAAPAICIPMIRCVAIGNIAHDVLTDADPTDAMRRLYARGEQWFDLKQEQVDEILHRISVGVREMSSVLRLSTGQVADVDEVLKKANERLVELTRADTNRVVNDESRPKMDLYEKDPTTGLGTPAAFQTAMRAAFDAGEQKGEAVSVIQVRVTQTSPTGTGSDATETLLGVATLLIKHFLPLGGIVCRTGDLTFGIVVIGTGRLPAQRVAEEFRIDLEQTGARWAKHGGMAVTASIGVVGIEQNTDSPFSRPEQLAAATTRAIQACESAGGNCVRVFVPKAA from the coding sequence ATGACCATGCGCAAGGACGTGCTGGAAGAGATCCTGAGTTGCCCTTCGTTGCCATCGCTCCCGGCGGTGGCTGTCCGCGTGATCGAGCTCACGAGCGATCCGAACGTGAAGCTTGCGGACATCGGACGCGTGGTCGAGGCCGATCAGGGACTGACCACCAAGATCCTTCGGACCGTGAACTCCAGCTTCTACGGCCTCCGCCAGAAGTGCGGCAGCATCCAGAAGGCCCTCGTGATGCTGGGCCTCAATCCGGTCAAGTCCCTCGCATTGAGCTTCTCTCTCGTCAAGGCCGTTGAAGACGGCCACGAGGGTTGCACCTTCGATTTCACGTCGTACTGGCGCCGAGGTCTCTACACGGCGGTCGCAGCCCGAGTTCTTGGCGGCATCGTGCGACTTGATGACCCCGATGAGGCGTTCCTCGGAGGGCTCCTCCAGGACGTAGGCATGGTTGCCATGCACCGCGCTCTCGGCGCACGCTACGACGAGGTCCTACGCAGTGCATCCCACCATCGGGACCTTGTGCCGCTCGAACTCTCGGCGTTCGAGCTTCAGCACCCAGATGTCGGCGCGATGCTCGCTGAGCGATGGAAGCTCCCGGCTCAGATCGTGCTTCCTGTCCGGTATCACGAGCGGCCGACCGCCGCACCGGCAATCTGCATCCCGATGATCCGTTGCGTTGCCATCGGCAACATTGCGCACGACGTGCTCACCGATGCCGACCCCACCGACGCCATGCGGCGCCTCTATGCCAGGGGCGAGCAGTGGTTCGATCTCAAGCAGGAGCAGGTCGACGAGATCCTCCATCGGATCAGCGTCGGCGTGCGTGAGATGAGCTCGGTGCTCCGACTCTCAACCGGACAGGTCGCCGATGTCGATGAGGTCCTCAAGAAGGCGAACGAGCGGCTGGTTGAGCTCACCCGTGCCGACACCAATCGCGTGGTGAACGACGAGTCACGCCCGAAAATGGACCTTTACGAGAAAGACCCGACCACCGGTCTCGGCACGCCCGCAGCGTTCCAGACCGCCATGCGAGCCGCGTTCGACGCGGGCGAGCAGAAGGGCGAGGCGGTCAGCGTCATCCAGGTACGGGTCACGCAGACGAGTCCAACGGGAACGGGTTCAGACGCGACCGAAACGCTCCTCGGCGTCGCCACGCTGTTGATCAAGCACTTCCTGCCGCTCGGCGGCATCGTCTGTCGGACAGGCGACCTCACGTTCGGGATAGTCGTCATCGGCACGGGGCGTCTCCCCGCGCAGCGTGTCGCGGAGGAGTTCAGAATCGATCTCGAACAGACAGGGGCACGCTGGGCGAAGCACGGCGGCATGGCAGTCACGGCGAGCATCGGTGTCGTCGGCATCGAGCAGAACACCGATTCACCCTTCAGCCGACCCGAGCAACTCGCGGCGGCCACAACCCGCGCGATCCAGGCCTGCGAATCTGCCGGTGGCAACTGCGTGCGGGTCTTCGTGCCGAAGGCGGCCTGA
- the recO gene encoding DNA repair protein RecO: protein MSGVLDRGICLRTWDWSETSQTCLILFRQVGLLRVIAKGSRREGSHFSGGMEGLTAAEARLFPKRSGGLSTLASWDLEERFAGPRFSFQGFLNGCYMTEVVSRIMTELDPHPETFDALEDSLRDMDPGDAPVVRLQWAALTECGHQPDLDGTPYRHAPSGEGVHRFLPQFGRMAGHNEPVTTEAWQVREETVLALRSFASLDGLDAIRPITLLRVRRFLDACIRYALGGEIRSGEMAFLTRESA, encoded by the coding sequence ATGTCGGGCGTACTCGATCGCGGCATCTGCCTTCGCACCTGGGACTGGTCCGAGACCAGCCAGACGTGCCTCATCCTGTTCCGCCAGGTCGGCCTCCTCCGCGTGATCGCCAAGGGGTCGCGACGCGAAGGCAGCCACTTCTCAGGCGGCATGGAGGGCCTGACGGCGGCCGAGGCACGTCTCTTTCCGAAGCGTTCTGGCGGCTTGTCCACGCTCGCCTCTTGGGACCTGGAGGAACGATTTGCAGGCCCCCGTTTCTCATTTCAGGGCTTCCTGAACGGTTGCTATATGACCGAGGTCGTTTCTCGCATCATGACCGAGCTCGATCCGCACCCGGAGACCTTCGACGCTTTGGAGGACTCGCTCAGGGACATGGATCCCGGCGACGCCCCAGTCGTTCGCCTTCAGTGGGCCGCGCTCACGGAATGCGGCCATCAACCCGACCTCGACGGCACCCCGTATCGCCACGCACCATCGGGAGAGGGCGTCCATCGCTTCCTTCCCCAGTTCGGGCGCATGGCAGGCCACAACGAGCCCGTGACAACGGAGGCATGGCAGGTGCGTGAGGAGACCGTGCTGGCTCTCCGGTCTTTCGCATCCCTCGACGGGCTGGATGCTATTCGTCCGATAACGCTGCTCAGGGTTCGCCGCTTCCTCGATGCGTGTATCCGTTACGCGCTCGGAGGCGAGATCCGCTCCGGCGAAATGGCATTCCTGACTCGGGAATCCGCCTGA
- a CDS encoding flavin reductase family protein: protein MDIRPEHIDIATRYKLLIGSIVPRPIAVVSTLSPDGKPNLAPFSFFSGVGSNPLTLLFCPANDASGREKDTLRNCKPHAEGGTGEFVVNVAPTSIIHKVVAASEPLPHGESEFELAGLTPVPSSVVGPSRVLESPVAFECRTLQIIRTNPGAPSGGNIVIGQVVSVFVRDDAINERHHIDADVLDLAGRMGGAAYCTTRERYDVPMGRDAIAHPFTPDRDR, encoded by the coding sequence GTGGATATCCGGCCTGAACACATCGACATCGCCACTCGCTACAAGCTCCTCATCGGCTCCATCGTTCCGAGGCCGATTGCCGTCGTCTCGACGCTGTCGCCGGATGGCAAGCCCAACCTCGCGCCATTCTCGTTCTTCAGCGGCGTCGGTTCCAATCCCCTGACGCTGCTCTTCTGCCCCGCGAACGACGCGAGCGGCAGAGAGAAGGACACTCTCCGAAACTGCAAGCCGCACGCCGAGGGCGGCACCGGCGAGTTCGTGGTGAACGTCGCCCCGACATCGATCATCCACAAGGTCGTCGCGGCCTCTGAACCGCTGCCGCACGGCGAGAGCGAGTTTGAGCTCGCCGGCCTGACACCCGTCCCCTCAAGCGTTGTCGGCCCGTCGAGAGTTCTTGAGTCCCCCGTCGCTTTCGAGTGCCGCACGCTTCAGATCATCCGCACCAATCCCGGTGCGCCGAGCGGCGGCAACATCGTGATCGGGCAAGTTGTGAGCGTCTTTGTTCGCGACGATGCGATCAACGAGCGCCATCACATCGATGCCGATGTCCTCGACCTTGCCGGACGAATGGGTGGAGCCGCCTACTGCACGACGCGTGAGAGGTATGATGTCCCGATGGGTCGAGATGCGATCGCGCATCCATTCACGCCTGATCGAGATCGGTGA